Proteins from a single region of Streptomyces spinoverrucosus:
- a CDS encoding ABC transporter permease has translation MTGPPSAPSPRPRRRRLGRPGVPGGHFIGAYGLLALIAVLALVFSLALPRTFPTGDTVDAILSNQSIPAVLALAAMVPIVTGAFDLSIGYGLGLAHVMVMQLVVNAGWPWPLACLAVIVGGAVVGVLNGVIVEFGHIDSFIATLGVGSMLYAVTGWITDGGRIVPGPQGLPAAFTDLYDSTFLGLPVPAFYVLALAVVLWLVLERLPLGRYLYVIGSNPRAADLVGIPTRKYIVYTFAASGLIVGFAGVLLAAQQQIGNPSVGLDYLLPAFAGALLGSTAIKPGRPNALGTVVAVAVLAVGLTGIGQLGADFWTLPLFYGGTLLLAVGLAGYSARRRLRTGAVAARDSPTVTPGPPSSPTQGGGTATSDP, from the coding sequence ATGACCGGACCGCCCTCCGCGCCCTCACCCCGGCCACGACGGCGCCGACTCGGCCGCCCCGGCGTGCCGGGCGGGCACTTCATCGGTGCCTACGGCCTGCTGGCTCTCATCGCCGTGCTCGCCCTGGTCTTCTCGCTCGCCCTGCCGCGCACCTTTCCCACCGGTGACACCGTCGACGCGATCCTGTCGAACCAGTCGATCCCCGCCGTCCTCGCGCTCGCCGCCATGGTCCCCATCGTGACCGGGGCGTTCGACCTCTCCATCGGCTACGGCCTCGGCCTGGCCCACGTCATGGTGATGCAGCTCGTCGTCAACGCCGGGTGGCCCTGGCCGCTCGCCTGTCTCGCGGTGATCGTGGGAGGGGCGGTCGTGGGTGTCCTCAACGGCGTCATCGTCGAGTTCGGCCACATCGACTCCTTCATCGCCACCCTCGGGGTCGGCAGCATGCTGTACGCCGTGACCGGCTGGATCACCGACGGCGGCCGGATCGTTCCCGGCCCACAGGGCCTGCCGGCCGCCTTCACCGACCTCTACGACTCCACGTTCCTCGGCCTGCCCGTCCCGGCGTTCTACGTCCTCGCCCTCGCGGTCGTCCTCTGGCTGGTGCTGGAGCGACTGCCGCTCGGCCGGTACCTGTACGTCATCGGCTCGAACCCCCGCGCCGCCGACCTCGTCGGGATCCCGACCCGCAAGTACATCGTCTACACGTTCGCCGCCTCGGGACTGATCGTCGGCTTCGCCGGAGTCCTGCTCGCGGCCCAGCAGCAGATCGGCAATCCGAGTGTCGGCCTCGACTATCTGCTGCCCGCCTTCGCCGGTGCCCTCCTCGGCTCCACCGCGATCAAACCGGGCCGCCCCAACGCCCTGGGCACCGTCGTCGCCGTCGCCGTCCTCGCCGTCGGTCTCACCGGCATCGGCCAGCTGGGCGCCGACTTCTGGACGCTCCCCCTGTTCTACGGCGGCACCCTGCTGCTGGCCGTCGGCCTGGCCGGCTACTCCGCCCGCCGCCGACTGCGCACCGGCGCCGTCGCGGCCCGCGACTCGCCCACCGTGACGCCCGGGCCGCCGTCCTCCCCGACCCAGGGCGGCGGCACGGCGACCAGCGACCCCTGA
- a CDS encoding sugar ABC transporter ATP-binding protein — translation MHDAPGTSAKAVAPFGTEPLVRIRGLTKRFGGTLALAGVDLDVHAGSVLALLGPNGAGKSTLIKVLAGVHHAEAGQISVDGHPLGSHAASRGMSFIHQDLGLVEWMTVAENIALSTGYPRRAGLISWRRTREQCTEALRTVAAHLDPDEPLARLAPAERSLVAIARALAARAKLIVLDEPTARLPATDCARLFRVLHALRDRGHGILYVSHRLDEVYEVADTFAVLRDGRLVSHGLLADHSPGRLVHDIVGAELTEHRPATVPAGGASVLTLDGVRTTGVGPVSLELGAGEVLGLVGLTGAGHLQLGRALAGCRPVLDGRVLLDGRPYRPHKVADAVGLGVGLVSGDRQLEGCAEDLTVRENLLPNPRAERSPVPHLISPRRERAEAAALIERFSVRPRDSEAPIATLSGGNQQKVMIGRWLRLRPRLLILEEPTASVDIGAKAAIHHLLDEALAAGLSALLISSDFEEVARVCRRALVFVHGSVAAELSGPALTVAGLTRAASAVPPEGTVTSP, via the coding sequence GTGCACGACGCTCCCGGCACTTCTGCGAAGGCGGTTGCGCCCTTCGGGACAGAGCCTCTGGTCCGTATCCGCGGCCTCACCAAGCGGTTCGGCGGGACTCTCGCCCTGGCCGGGGTCGACCTCGATGTCCACGCCGGCAGCGTCCTCGCCCTCCTCGGCCCCAACGGAGCCGGAAAGTCCACGCTCATCAAGGTGCTCGCGGGCGTCCACCACGCCGAGGCGGGACAGATCAGCGTGGACGGGCACCCGCTCGGCAGTCACGCAGCCTCCCGCGGCATGTCCTTCATCCACCAGGACCTCGGTCTCGTGGAGTGGATGACGGTCGCCGAGAACATCGCCCTGAGCACCGGGTATCCGCGCCGTGCCGGACTGATCTCCTGGCGCCGGACCCGGGAGCAGTGCACCGAGGCCCTGCGCACCGTCGCCGCGCATCTCGACCCCGACGAGCCGCTCGCCCGGCTGGCCCCGGCCGAGCGTTCGCTGGTCGCCATCGCCCGGGCCCTGGCGGCGCGGGCGAAGCTCATCGTCCTCGACGAGCCGACCGCCCGGCTGCCCGCCACGGACTGCGCCCGGCTCTTCCGCGTCCTGCACGCCCTGCGCGACCGGGGGCACGGCATCCTCTACGTCAGCCACCGCCTGGACGAGGTGTACGAGGTCGCCGACACCTTCGCCGTCCTGCGCGACGGTCGCCTCGTCAGCCACGGCCTGCTCGCGGACCACAGCCCCGGCCGTCTGGTGCACGACATCGTCGGTGCGGAACTGACCGAACACCGCCCCGCCACGGTCCCCGCCGGCGGCGCCTCCGTCCTGACCCTGGACGGCGTACGGACCACCGGCGTGGGACCGGTCAGCCTGGAACTCGGGGCCGGGGAGGTGCTCGGTCTGGTCGGCCTCACCGGTGCCGGGCACCTGCAGTTGGGGCGAGCCCTCGCCGGCTGCCGGCCCGTCCTCGACGGGCGGGTGCTCCTCGACGGCAGGCCGTACCGTCCCCACAAGGTCGCCGACGCCGTCGGTCTCGGTGTCGGACTCGTGTCCGGCGACAGGCAGTTGGAAGGCTGCGCGGAAGACCTCACCGTAAGGGAGAACCTCCTTCCCAACCCCCGCGCCGAACGCTCGCCGGTACCGCACTTGATCAGTCCCCGCCGTGAACGCGCCGAGGCCGCCGCCCTGATCGAACGGTTCTCGGTGCGTCCGCGCGACAGCGAAGCCCCCATCGCGACCCTGTCCGGCGGAAACCAGCAGAAGGTCATGATCGGCCGCTGGCTGCGGCTGAGGCCGCGACTGCTGATCCTCGAGGAACCGACCGCGAGCGTGGACATCGGGGCCAAGGCCGCGATCCACCACCTGCTCGACGAGGCGCTGGCCGCAGGCCTTTCCGCCCTGCTCATCTCCTCCGACTTCGAGGAAGTCGCGCGCGTGTGCCGACGTGCCCTGGTCTTCGTGCACGGGTCCGTGGCGGCCGAGTTGAGCGGTCCGGCCCTGACGGTCGCCGGGCTCACCCGCGCGGCTTCGGCCGTGCCTCCCGAGGGAACCGTGACGAGCCCATGA
- a CDS encoding SpoIIE family protein phosphatase, which yields MVRFGGAPIPTGRAAGGAGPAGFRERFLQGEPIVGGVRTPILSSWQRCRSLGLSPDQADLPFREDFDADDRIVRAALPVLDRLQARFAGSAMNISLADPNGTVLLRRFGDASLARSLPAIQRVPGFVFAEQVAGTNGIGLALVERQLIRVYGAEHFAERSQASACRALPVRDPLSGHIEGVLCFGYPRTAEDPALADLIRKAADAIERRLLEQSSRRERALLRAYLDTEAQSADGLRHSVGVDELALGLHPRDWAILMERAAELISCAQRAAVDVSLPGGRRVTLVSRPMTSASGVEGIAIEAVVAGPSPRGPLTVPRMVEKLPVLPAEAAVPTAGSPSGTTAPAGRLFISQVSGALPDAVPDGVAAGGRGVTTVGAGRVPGDHLGPPPATRGLVLLGEPRVGTYAVAARRRLELLSEASARIGTTLDVRRTAEELAETAVPGLADFVTIDLPEAVLRGEEAADPLGDLRRTVVHGFRDDSPFLPVGKQVGLDPTAPQLRCLTSGQAVLEPDLNAAAGRIAERLPAHVHSLIAAPLLARGVVLGVASFYRAQDPAPFGDDDRSLAQELANRAALSIDNARRYTHERTMVLALQRSLLPHGIPDQDAVEVAHRYLPAESDVGGDWYDVIPLSGTRIGLLVGDVVGHGMLSAATMGRLRTAARSFAELDFAPDEVLTHLDNLTVRLDREEPDAGGTGIIGATCLYVVYDPTSQRCTMARAGHPPPALVQPDGTVSFPDLPAGPPLGLGGLPFESAEFHVPEGSQLVLYTDGLIEDRHRDVDEVLDQLRIVLAHPERAPDDTCRAVLETVAPAHPHDDIALLVARTHALDPRRVAAWDLPADPALVSDVRASAVRQLADWGLDEVAFAAELVLSELVTNAIRHGSGPIRVRLLRDRALICEVSDTSNTAPHLRRAASTDEGGRGLFLVAQLSQGWGTRYTPEGKVIWAECGLVA from the coding sequence TCGCCGGACCAGGCCGACCTGCCCTTCCGGGAGGACTTCGACGCGGACGACCGCATCGTCAGAGCGGCCCTCCCCGTGCTCGACCGGCTGCAGGCCAGGTTCGCCGGCAGCGCGATGAACATCTCCCTCGCCGACCCGAACGGTACGGTCCTCCTGCGCCGTTTCGGAGACGCGTCCCTGGCCAGAAGCCTCCCGGCGATCCAGCGCGTGCCGGGATTCGTGTTCGCCGAGCAGGTCGCCGGCACCAACGGCATCGGTCTCGCCCTGGTGGAACGGCAACTCATCCGGGTCTACGGCGCCGAGCACTTCGCCGAGCGCTCCCAGGCCAGCGCCTGCCGTGCGCTGCCCGTCCGTGACCCGCTCAGCGGCCACATCGAGGGCGTGCTGTGCTTCGGCTATCCGCGCACCGCCGAGGACCCGGCGCTGGCCGACCTGATACGCAAGGCGGCCGACGCCATCGAGCGGCGGCTGCTGGAGCAGAGTTCCCGGCGTGAGCGAGCTCTGCTGCGGGCGTATCTGGACACCGAGGCCCAGTCCGCCGACGGTCTGCGCCACAGCGTCGGGGTGGACGAACTGGCCCTCGGGCTGCACCCCCGTGACTGGGCGATCCTCATGGAGAGGGCCGCCGAGCTGATCTCCTGTGCGCAGCGCGCCGCCGTCGACGTGTCCCTGCCGGGCGGCCGACGGGTCACGCTGGTGAGCCGCCCGATGACGAGTGCCTCCGGAGTGGAGGGCATCGCGATCGAGGCCGTTGTCGCGGGCCCCTCACCGCGTGGGCCCCTCACCGTCCCACGCATGGTCGAGAAGCTGCCGGTCCTCCCCGCCGAGGCTGCCGTCCCCACCGCCGGCTCGCCGTCCGGGACGACCGCTCCCGCCGGGCGGCTCTTCATCTCCCAGGTGTCCGGTGCGCTCCCCGACGCCGTACCCGACGGGGTCGCCGCGGGCGGCCGCGGCGTCACGACCGTCGGGGCGGGCCGCGTACCGGGCGATCACCTCGGCCCCCCGCCCGCCACGAGAGGACTGGTGCTGCTGGGCGAGCCGCGCGTGGGGACGTACGCCGTGGCCGCGCGCCGCCGCCTGGAACTGCTGTCCGAGGCGAGCGCCCGCATCGGTACCACCCTGGACGTGCGCCGCACCGCCGAGGAACTGGCCGAGACGGCGGTCCCGGGACTGGCCGACTTCGTCACGATCGACCTGCCCGAGGCCGTGCTGCGCGGCGAGGAGGCCGCCGACCCCCTCGGCGATCTGCGCCGTACGGTGGTGCACGGCTTCCGCGACGACAGCCCCTTCCTCCCGGTCGGCAAGCAGGTCGGCCTCGACCCCACCGCGCCCCAGCTGCGGTGCCTGACGAGTGGGCAGGCAGTGCTGGAACCCGACCTGAACGCCGCCGCCGGCCGGATCGCCGAACGGCTGCCGGCCCACGTCCACTCCCTCATCGCGGCCCCCCTTCTCGCCCGGGGCGTCGTCCTGGGCGTCGCCAGCTTCTACCGCGCCCAGGACCCCGCCCCCTTCGGGGACGACGACCGCTCCCTGGCCCAGGAACTCGCCAACCGCGCCGCGCTGTCCATCGACAACGCCCGGCGTTACACGCACGAACGCACCATGGTCCTGGCCCTGCAGCGCAGCCTGCTCCCGCACGGGATACCCGACCAGGACGCCGTCGAGGTCGCCCATCGCTATCTGCCCGCCGAATCCGACGTGGGCGGGGACTGGTACGACGTCATTCCCCTCTCTGGCACCCGCATCGGCCTCCTCGTCGGTGACGTCGTCGGCCACGGCATGCTGTCCGCCGCCACCATGGGCCGACTGCGCACCGCCGCCCGCAGCTTCGCCGAACTCGACTTCGCCCCGGACGAGGTCCTCACCCACCTCGACAACCTCACCGTGCGCCTGGACCGGGAGGAACCCGACGCCGGCGGCACCGGCATCATCGGCGCGACGTGCCTGTACGTCGTCTACGACCCGACCTCACAGCGGTGCACCATGGCCCGCGCCGGCCACCCACCGCCCGCCCTGGTCCAACCCGACGGCACCGTTTCCTTCCCCGACCTGCCCGCCGGGCCCCCGCTCGGCCTCGGGGGTCTGCCCTTCGAATCCGCCGAGTTCCATGTCCCCGAGGGCAGTCAGCTGGTCCTCTACACCGACGGACTCATCGAGGACCGGCATCGCGACGTCGACGAGGTCCTCGACCAGCTGCGCATCGTCCTTGCCCACCCGGAGCGCGCACCCGACGACACCTGCCGGGCAGTCCTGGAGACGGTGGCGCCCGCGCACCCGCACGACGACATCGCCCTGCTCGTCGCCCGCACCCACGCCCTGGACCCCCGTCGGGTCGCCGCCTGGGACCTGCCCGCCGACCCCGCCCTCGTCAGCGACGTCCGCGCCTCGGCCGTTCGGCAGCTGGCCGACTGGGGACTCGACGAGGTGGCGTTCGCCGCGGAACTGGTGCTCAGCGAGCTGGTCACGAACGCCATCCGGCACGGCTCCGGGCCCATCCGGGTACGGCTGCTCCGCGACCGCGCCCTGATCTGCGAGGTCTCCGACACCAGCAACACCGCGCCGCATCTGCGCCGGGCGGCGAGCACCGACGAGGGCGGCCGCGGCCTGTTCCTCGTCGCGCAGCTCTCGCAGGGCTGGGGCACGCGCTACACGCCGGAGGGCAAGGTCATCTGGGCGGAATGCGGGCTTGTCGCATGA